The region AGAAGAATTTCTTGCTCTGGTGAAGAAGCAGTGGCAACACAAGCCACAGATAGCGTCAGTTGGAGCTTGCTGTTTGGTAGGTGTAATATATAACGGAGAGCTCTATACTGCAAATGCAGGAGATTCTCGAGCAGTGTTAGGTAGAATGGATGAGGCTACAAAAGAGGTTAAAGCGGTTCAACTATCTTATGAGCACAATGCTAGCCTGGAATCTGTCAGAGAAGAGCTACGCTCGTTGCATCCCAATGATCCACAGATCGTAATGATGAAGCACACGGTCTGGCGCGTGAAGGGTCTCATTCAGGTAACATTTTTAAATGCTTTATCTCAAGTTTTATTTTCTCTTTTCACGTAACGATACATACGTGCACACACACATTCAATGCCTGTGTTAGTGTATTCAGAAATTATGATTCGTAATTCTAAGTTGATACACATGTTTGAGGTCTGTGTTCATGGATGTGTTCTGAAAATCATAGAGTTGTGTCGAccaatttttttttattgatATTGTAGATTTCAAGATCCCTTGGCGACGCCTATCTAAAGAAGAAAGAGTTTAACCAAGCACCACTGTTGTCGAAATTCCGGCTCTCAGAACCCTTTGAAACGCCAATACTTAAAGCTGAACCAACAATACAAGTACAGAAACTAGAACCTAGTGATCAATTTATTATATTTGCATCAGATGGATTATGGGAGCATATGAGCAATCAAGAAGCAGTTGACATTGTCCAAAGCTGTCCACGCAATGTATGATTCTAACTTAGTTGATTTTTTTTCCTTCCATTTCTCCGAAAAGTCTCTTCTGAGTTCTGATCTGCTATATTCAATTATAACTGTATTGCATAAAGCCATAAACAACAATTGAGCAAAGGATATGATTTCTCATGCTGTGTATTCTTATACAGGGAGTAGCAAAGAAACTTATAAAATCAGCGCTTTGTGAAGCTGCAAAGAAAAGAGAAATGAGATACTCAGACTTGAAAAAGATTGACCGTGGTGTACGGAGACATTTCCATGACGACATCACGGTCATAGTTGTGTATCTTGATTCGCATAATTCGCGAGCTCCCACCGTTTCAATTAAAGGAGGTGGTGATTTTGGTACCGGTATTGTAAATGGCTAGATTGAGAGTTTTTCTACATAATATATATCAATTCAAGTTCCTCACCATCTCTTGAATTTGAATTCCAAATGTAAATTTTTCTCTCCTCATAGTCCCAGGGTTAGGGATAATAGCTTTAACTTTCAAGAACAAATTCCCTCTCCCTTTCTCTCTTTGGCTTATTTTCTTTATTTTCCTTTTCCATCAAAGCATTTTATGCAGTGTTTGAATTATTTTTACCATTCATTATTAATTCCATAGAAGATATTATTATTACTCTTGAGACTGTGCCTCACAGAAGAACAGATACATGAGTTTTTTTCTAAGTTTTATTTGAGAAATATAGTATATACATCACTATTGTTCTTTATTATGATATTTAAGACTTTTCAATGAGTTGTTGTACTGGACTAGTATATCACTATCATTTAGTTAAAGTGACCCATCAAATGCAACTCATTAATTTTTTCTGCACTGTCATAAATGTTAATGGAAGTTTCTTTAGGAACATCTTTCTGGGCAAGTTATGGTAGAATCTTTCGCAACTTCTCTAGTGTTTGGTAAGATGGTTTTTCTAACTTCATACTAGACTCTTCAAACATTTTTAGCTAGAGTTTCATATCATTTATTGTGGTATTCCTTGCTGAAAAATTGAGTATGTATGAGTATAGTTTGCAACACAAACTCATCCCTCAGTATTAGGTTTATCTAGACTCTGACAATCAAGTATCATAGGCATATGTTTTGTTGATTTGACACATTATTTTATGCTAAAACAAATGTATATATGCATCATATTATATCTTAGCAAATATACCCAAAAATAAAAACAACGG is a window of Lathyrus oleraceus cultivar Zhongwan6 chromosome 6, CAAS_Psat_ZW6_1.0, whole genome shotgun sequence DNA encoding:
- the LOC127093274 gene encoding probable protein phosphatase 2C 38 — protein: MVSATIRRIVSPCWRPSSEGDSSRYGDASGRSEGLLWYKDSGRHANGEFSMAVVQANNLLEDHSQVESGPMSLTEGTPHGTFVGVYDGHGGPETARFVNDRLFKHMKKFTAENQGMSADVITKAFMATEEEFLALVKKQWQHKPQIASVGACCLVGVIYNGELYTANAGDSRAVLGRMDEATKEVKAVQLSYEHNASLESVREELRSLHPNDPQIVMMKHTVWRVKGLIQISRSLGDAYLKKKEFNQAPLLSKFRLSEPFETPILKAEPTIQVQKLEPSDQFIIFASDGLWEHMSNQEAVDIVQSCPRNGVAKKLIKSALCEAAKKREMRYSDLKKIDRGVRRHFHDDITVIVVYLDSHNSRAPTVSIKGGGDFGTGIVNG